Proteins encoded within one genomic window of Phototrophicus methaneseepsis:
- a CDS encoding DarT ssDNA thymidine ADP-ribosyltransferase family protein yields MPPTTMNIFISYGRRDGRELAMRLRDDLQRLGHSVWLDTNEIPGGVNWAQQIENAIEHCDVALALMSHASYESQWCRAEQLRAIRKGKRIIPLRLQADSEIPLTLEHLNYLDFTDSVRYDALFRDLVSDMTSGTAFNPREDTSTSPTPYKSNGVSIDNRNADEKRDAAAFRKVLRDLRAEDWLGARAWWPYFVFTYLDMPTLVETLKQGELRAPAFTGKAKGRWSRYVRFYFRPRTPEAFFAEGFGPVNKRGAHNGIMAYLLFDMEAVLLHTESRFSNGNPAQTGKTYKTASYFKELPFDRIYHDGWFTADEKDEILRLREAQVLLPEKIGLEALQLIWMRSQGEYETLHRLLDAKTWQRWREKITRRSDYHLFNNKRLFIDRAICEAGGVWIRFNLPQREEDRGPFVLQVVAETEDGQKYRWQQDDFTAVRDLRVSFPTEKSPYKMQVLINGEQAYAGRYTGKSIVLV; encoded by the coding sequence ATGCCACCCACAACAATGAACATCTTCATCTCCTATGGTCGCCGTGATGGACGCGAACTGGCGATGCGGTTGCGTGATGATTTACAGCGCCTGGGCCACAGTGTGTGGCTGGATACCAATGAAATCCCCGGTGGCGTGAATTGGGCGCAGCAGATCGAAAACGCGATTGAGCACTGTGATGTGGCCCTGGCCTTGATGAGCCATGCCTCTTATGAATCGCAGTGGTGCCGTGCAGAGCAACTACGGGCTATCCGCAAGGGCAAACGGATTATTCCGCTGCGCTTGCAGGCTGATAGTGAAATCCCCCTGACGTTGGAGCATCTGAACTATCTCGATTTTACGGATTCCGTGCGTTATGATGCGCTCTTCCGTGATCTGGTCAGCGATATGACCTCCGGCACTGCCTTTAACCCGCGTGAAGATACATCAACATCCCCCACGCCTTATAAATCAAACGGGGTTTCGATTGATAACCGCAACGCAGATGAAAAGCGTGATGCCGCAGCTTTTCGTAAAGTGCTGCGCGATTTGCGGGCTGAAGATTGGTTAGGCGCAAGGGCATGGTGGCCTTATTTTGTCTTTACCTACCTCGATATGCCGACGCTTGTCGAAACGTTGAAGCAAGGCGAGCTACGCGCCCCGGCCTTTACAGGCAAGGCCAAAGGGCGCTGGTCGCGCTATGTGCGCTTTTACTTCCGCCCACGGACGCCGGAAGCCTTCTTTGCGGAGGGCTTTGGTCCCGTGAATAAGCGGGGGGCGCATAACGGCATCATGGCCTATCTGCTGTTTGATATGGAAGCGGTGCTGTTGCATACGGAATCGCGCTTTAGCAATGGCAACCCGGCGCAGACGGGCAAGACCTATAAGACGGCATCCTACTTTAAAGAGTTACCGTTTGATCGCATTTACCATGATGGCTGGTTCACTGCCGATGAAAAAGACGAAATTCTGCGCCTGAGAGAGGCTCAGGTGCTACTGCCAGAGAAGATCGGCTTGGAAGCTTTGCAGCTCATCTGGATGCGCTCACAAGGTGAATATGAGACGTTGCACCGCCTGTTGGATGCCAAAACCTGGCAGCGCTGGCGGGAGAAGATCACACGTCGCTCGGATTATCATCTGTTTAATAACAAGCGTCTCTTCATTGACCGCGCAATTTGCGAGGCGGGCGGCGTCTGGATTCGCTTTAATTTGCCCCAACGCGAAGAAGACCGCGGCCCGTTTGTGCTGCAAGTCGTCGCGGAAACGGAAGACGGGCAGAAATATCGTTGGCAGCAAGATGATTTTACGGCGGTGCGCGACCTGCGTGTATCCTTCCCAACAGAAAAATCACCTTATAAGATGCAAGTGCTCATCAATGGCGAGCAAGCTTATGCCGGACGCTATACCGGTAAGTCCATCG